One stretch of Nicotiana tabacum cultivar K326 chromosome 18, ASM71507v2, whole genome shotgun sequence DNA includes these proteins:
- the LOC107766535 gene encoding uncharacterized protein LOC107766535 produces the protein MSCLALSLQPTNGPDILLQTREWFPPSRALMALSAFRQTRLAFSKQAQPPTPSDTSSDPSMSLGDDPLAASSGQVIVGVESRYRVVYRLVNSIYVLAITTADDNNDKEMVVNNVFECISIVNQAVSVVVTACRGVDVTPEKLAKKYAEIYMALDIVLRGVSNIRLATMLASMHGESIAKMVHSAIHTENKIRGADSWVNVEAHALEQEGGVESFSKVLFELPQETLEAGDEVAASLAITGGEKEEEKIEEIEGEKDPFAASDMINKPESLVGDFKKDKDKDSSDVSKALAGLEVTTLPPAAATQSTHIGVEGFEGDYGGIEFSNDGSTLQQDFEGINDAWGGGLDASEYVGTKKVKKDQGLGGLELLETSEPPKAAAGAATDGGAGKKLEDILVKKMNGPEMFITEEISAEFRESLLARVGLMGVVFLRTLPPKSSDDKETEFSFKVEGTAGVKRFVMQNSHVSSLGNGLFHVKTAPSNEPIPIIKYSLLPRLTPLPLRIRLVKRLSGTLLSVMLQYVANPDLPVPLTNITFVLKLPVDPTLLKVTPKAVLNRSERELKWHVDEIPLKGHPGKLRARFPVDINDDDGGEELVLFGYVKFSSPRSLSGISLQPAIEGKTDFYEVDHRYSSGVYTCY, from the coding sequence ATGTCTTGTTTGGCACTTTCCCTTCAACCTACAAATGGACCTGACATCTTACTCCAAACCCGTGAATGGTTCCCTCCTTCTCGTGCCCTAATGGCCCTTTCCGCTTTTCGCCAAACCCGCCTTGCCTTTTCCAAACAAGCCCAACCACCCACCCCCTCTGATACTTCTTCTGATCCTTCTATGTCCCTTGGTGATGATCCGCTCGCTGCTTCTTCGGGTCAAGTTATTGTTGGTGTCGAATCCAGGTACCGTGTTGTATACCGCCTTGTTAACTCGATTTATGTCCTTGCTATTACCACTGCTGATGATAATAACGACAAAGAAATGGTTGTTAATAATGTGTTTGAGTGTATTAGTATTGTGAATCAAGCTGTTTCTGTGGTAGTTACTGCATGCCGGGGTGTTGATGTCACTCCGGAGAAGTTAGCTAAGAAGTACGCAGAGATATATATGGCTTTGGATATTGTGTTAAGAGGGGTTAGTAATATTAGGCTGGCGACTATGTTGGCGTCTATGCACGGGGAGAGTATTGCCAAGATGGTGCATTCTGCTATTCATACGGAGAATAAGATCAGGGGAGCTGATAGTTGGGTGAATGTGGAGGCTCATGCGTTGGAACAAGAAGGTGGAGTGGAATCGTTCTCAAAAGTCTTGTTTGAGTTGCCTCAGGAGACGTTGGAGGCGGGTGATGAGGTGGCAGCATCGTTGGCGATTACGGGTGGAgaaaaggaggaggagaaaatTGAGGAGATTGAGGGGGAGAAAGATCCATTTGCTGCAAGTGATATGATTAATAAGCCGGAGTCTTTGGTGGGTGATTTTAAGAAGGATAAGGATAAGGATAGTTCGGATGTATCCAAAGCATTGGCAGGGCTTGAGGTGACTACCTTGCCACCTGCTGCAGCTACCCAGTCAACCCATATTGGTGTGGAAGGGTTTGAAGGGGATTATGGTGGGATAGAGTTTAGTAATGACGGATCAACTCTGCAGCAGGATTTTGAAGGGATTAATGATGCTTGGGGTGGTGGATTAGATGCTTCAGAGTATGTGGGAACTAAAAAGGTAAAGAAAGATCAGGGTCTTGGTGGGCTTGAGTTACTGGAGACTAGTGAACCACCTAAAGCTGCAGCTGGAGCTGCTACTGATGGTGGCGCTGGGAAAAAACTTGAGGATATTTTGGTGAAGAAAATGAATGGTCCAGAAATGTTCATCACCGAGGAGATCAGTGCGGAGTTCAGAGAATCGTTGCTTGCTAGGGTTGGGTTGATGGGCGTTGTTTTCTTAAGAACACTGCCCCCGAAGTCTTCTGATGATAAGGAAACTGAGTTTTCCTTCAAGGTTGAAGGCACAGCTGGTGTTAAGAGGTTTGTTATGCAAAACTCTCATGTGAGCAGCCTTGGGAATGGTTTGTTTCATGTGAAGACAGCACCTTCAAATGAGCCTATACCTATTATTAAGTACAGTTTGCTGCCGCGTTTAACTCCATTGCCTTTGAGGATTCGACTTGTTAAGCGTCTTAGTGGGACATTACTTTCTGTAATGCTGCAGTACGTTGCAAATCCTGATCTTCCAGTTCCATTAACCAATATAACCTTTGTCCTGAAATTGCCAGTAGACCCCACATTACTGAAAGTTACACCCAAAGCTGTATTGAACCGGTCTGAGAGAGAACTGAAATGGCATGTTGATGAGATCCCACTCAAGGGTCATCCTGGTAAGCTGAGGGCGAGGTTCCCTGTAGATATTAATGATGATGATGGTGGGGAAGAGCTAGTGCTTTTTGGTTACGTAAAGTTTTCATCCCCTAGATCTTTGTCTGGCATTTCTCTCCAGCCAGCTATAGAGGGAAAAACCGATTTTTATGAGGTTGATCACAGGTATTCAAGTGGAGTTTACACATGCTATTAA
- the LOC107766536 gene encoding putative pectin methylesterase CGR3, whose product MLHVGPESCSVVSKLLKEEDTEPWGFEPYGLDETDSNCKALVHKGILLVANIKFLLPYLSNFKVVLSCHSVGCSGLMISKISNKTLPELARVAADGLVILPGYLGHQRLKWRSYQIWLPL is encoded by the exons ATGTTGCATGTAGGCCCTGAGTCTTGTTCAGTGGTGTCTAAACTATTAAAAGAAGAGGATACTGAACCTTGGGGCTTTGAACCATATGGTTTAGATGAAACTGATAGCAACTGCAAGGCTCTTGTTCACAAAGGGATTTTGCTAGTAGCAAATATCAAGTTTCTACTTCCctacctttcaaatttcaaagtCGTTCTCTCTTGTCATAGTGTTGGATGCAGTGGATTAATGATCTCCAAGATATCTAACAAGACTCTTCCAGAGTTGGCAAGGGTGGCTGCTGATGGTTTAGTTATTTTACCTG GTTATCTTGGTCACCAAAGGTTAAAGTGGCGGAGCTATCAAATTTGGCTGCCCC TTTGA